TGGAAGGAGTTCGAGCTGGAGGTGATGCGCGACGTTGGCGACAACTGCGTCATCATCTGCTCCATCGAGAACATCGACCCCATGGGCGTGCACACCGGCGACTCCATCACCGTGGCCCCCGCCCAGACCCTCACCGACGACGAATACCAGAAGATGCGCGACGCGGCCCTGGCCATCATGCGCGAGATCGGCGTCGAGACCGGCGGCTCCAACGTGCAGTTCGCCGTGAACCCGGCCGACGGCGAGATGGTCATCATCGAGATGAACCCCCGCGTGTCGCGCTCCTCGGCGCTGGCCTCCAAGGCCACGGGCTTCCCCATCGCCAAGATCGCGGCCAAGCTGGCCGTGGGCTACACCCTGGACGAGATCCCCAACGACATCACCAGGGAGACCATGGCCTCCTTCGAGCCCACCATCGACTACGTGGTCACGAAGATCCCCCGGTTCACCTTCGAGAAGTTCCCCGGCGCCGAGGACTACCTGACCACGGCCATGAAGAGCGTGGGCGAGGCCATGAGCATCGGCCGCAACTTCAAGGAGTCGCTGCAGAAGGGCATGCGCTCCCTTGAGGTGGGCATGCCCGGCCTCTCCAAGGAGTTCGACCGCTGCACCTGGGACAAGGAAGCCATCCTGGCCTCGCTGCGCAAGCCCAACTCCCGCAGGCTCTTCGACGTGCGCTCCGCCATGCTCTGCGGCATGACCGACGAGGAGATCCACGACGCCACCAAGATCGACCCCTGGTTCCTGCGCCAGATCCGCGAGATCGTGGACATGGAGGCCGAGCTGCATTCCTTCGCCCTGGAGGAGTCCATCAGCGCCTCCAACCCCAAGCTGGGCCCGGTTATGCGCAAGGCCAAGCAGTTCGGCTTCTCCGACCGCCAGCTGGCCGCGCTCTGGAAAAAGGAGGAGCTGGACATCCGCTCCATCCGCCAGAAGCTCGAAGTGCAGCCCACCTACTACCTGGTGGACACCTGCGCCGCCGAGTTCGAAGCCTACACCCCGTACTTCTACTCCACTTACGAGTCCGGCAAGGAGATCACCCCTTCGGACAAGCGCAAGGTGGTCATCCTGGGCGGCGGGCCCAACCGCATCGGCCAGGGAATCGAGTTCGACTACTGCTGCGTGCACGCCTCCTACGCCCTGAAGGAGCTGGGCATCGAGTCCATCATGGTCAACTCCAACCCGGAGACCGTGTCCACGGACTACGACACCTCGGACAAGCTCTACTTCGAGCCCCTGACCTTCGAGGACGTGCTCAACATCATCGAGTCCGAAAAGCCCGAGGGCGTCATCGTGCAGTTCGGCGGCCAGACCCCGCTGAACCTGGCCGTGCCGCTCATGCGCGCTGGCGTGCCCATCCTGGGCACCTCGCCCGACTCCATCGACCGCGCCGAGGACCGCGAGCGCTTCCAGGCCCTGCTGCGCAAGCTCGGGCTCAAGCAGCCGCCCAACGGCACGGCGTACTCCTTCGAGCAGGCCCGCGACATCGCCAAGCAGATCACCTACCCCGTGGTGGTGCGCCCCTCCTACGTGCTGGGTGGCCGGGCCATGGAAGTGGTCTACGACGAGGAGGCCCTGGCCAGCTACTTCAAGCGCACGGTGCAGGCTTCCCCCGAGCATCCCATCCTCATCGACAAGTTCCTGGAGAACGCGGTCGAGGTGGACGTGGACGCCATCTGCGACGGCACGGACACCTACGTGGCCGGCATCATGGAGCACATCGAGGAGGCGGGCATCCACTCCGGCGACTCGGCCTGCGTGCTGCCCCCGCACACCCTCGATCCCGCGCTCATCAAGGAGATCGAGCGCCAGACCGAGGCCCTGGCCGTGGAGCTGAACGTGGTGGGCCTGATGAACATCCAGTTCGCCATCAAGAGCGGCGAGATCTACATCCTGGAGGTCAACCCCCGGGCCTCGCGCACCTCGCCCTTCGTGTCCAAGGCCACGGGCGTGCCCCTGGCCAACCTGGCCACCAAGGTGATGATGGGGCAGACCCTCAAGGATCTCGACCCCTGGACCAAGCGCAAGACCGGCCACATCTCCGTGAAGGAGTCGGTGTTCCCGTTCAACCGCTTCCCCGGCGTTGACGTGCTGCTCGGACCCGAGATGCGCTCCACCGGCGAGGTCATGGGCGTGGATGCGAGCTTCGGCCTGGCCTTCATGAAGAGCCAACTGGCCGCAGGCCAGCGCCTGCCCATGGAGGGCACGGTGTTCATCTCCGTCAACGACACGGACAAGGACGCCGTGGTCCCCGTGGCCAAGCTCTTCGAGGAGCTGGGCTTCCGCATCGTGGCCACGGGCGGCACCGCCGCCCACCTGACCGCCAACGGGGTCAAGGCCGAGAAGGTGCTCAAGGTCTACGAGGGCAGGCCCAACGCCGCCGACCACGTGATCAACGGCCAGATCCAGCTGATGATCAACACCGTCTCCGGCAAGAAGACCGTGCAGGACTCCTCCCAGCTGCGCCAGACCACCCTGATGTACGGCGTGCCGTACACCACCACGGTGGCGGGCGCGCGGGCCATGGCCCAGGCCATCAAGGAGATGAAGGGCCACGGCCTCTCCGTGAAGAGCCTTCAGGAACATTACGCCTAACAGCGCAAGCAAGCGCCCCGGCCGCCCGCAAGGGCGGCCGGGGCTTTTTAGTTGACTCGGAAGGAAGGAGCCTTATCTCCTCACTTTCAGCAGACGGCAGGTAGCAAGCACATGAAGAAAGAGTACTGCGGACTGTTCGGCATCTACGGCCACCCCGAGGCCGCGCGCATGACCTATTTCGGCCTCTACGCCCTGCAGCACAGGGGGCAGGAGTCGGCCGGCATCGTCACCTGGGACGGGGAGCTGATCCGCGAGCAGAAGGGCATGGGTCTGGTGGCCGACGTGTTCAACGAACGCCACCTGGGCAAGGAGCTCAAGGGCAACATCGCCGTGGGCCACATCCGCTACTCCACCACCGGGGCCTCCCTGCTGCGCAACGCGCAGCCCTTCCTGGTGCGCTTCGGGGACTGGCGCCTGGCCATCGCCCACAACGGCAACCTGGTGAACACCATGGAGCTGCGCGCTGAGCTGGAGGCTTCGGGCTCCATCTTCCAGACCACCATGGACTCCGAAATTTTCGTGCACCTCATCGCCAAGCACCTGAACGGCGGCACCATCGAGGACGCCGTGATCAAGGCCTGCCAGCGCGTGAAGGGCTCCTATTCCCTGCTGATCCTGGCCAACGACAAGCTCATCGCCGTACGCGACCCCCACGGCATCCGCCCCCTGGCCCTGGGCCGCCTGGACGACGCCTACGTGATCTCCTCCGAATCCTGCGCCTTCGACCTCATCGAGGCCGAGTACCTGCGCACGGTCGAGGCCGGCGAGATGCTCGTGGTGCAGGGCAACTGCCTGCGCACCTTCCGCATCAGCGAGCCCAAGCCCGCCAAGCGCTGCATCTTCGAACTGGTCTATTTCGCCCGGCCGGACTCCGTGGTCTTCGGGGAGGTGGTCTACTCCTGCCGCAAGCAGATGGGCCAGGCCCTGGCCCTGGAAGCCCCCGTGGACGCCGACTACGTGATGCCCTTCCCGGACTCGGGGGTCTACGCCGCCGTGGGCTACGCCCAGCAGTCCGGCCTGCCCTTTGAGGTGGCCATGGTGCGCAACCACTACGTCGGCCGCACATTCATCCAGCCCTCGCAGTCCATGCGGGACTTCTCCGTGCGCGTGAAGCTGAACCCCGTGCGCTCGCTCATCAAGAACAAGCGCATCATCATCGTGGAAGACTCCATCGTGCGCGGAACCACCATCCGCACCCGCGTGAAGAAGCTGCGGGAGCTGGGCGCGCGCGAGATCCACATGCGCGTGAGCTGCCCGCCCATCAAGTTTCCCTGCTTCTACGGCATCGACTTCTCCTCCAAGGGCGAGCTGATCGCGGCCAATCACTCCGTGGAGGATATCGCCCGCTACATCGGGCTGGACAGCCTGCACTACCTCTCCATCGGCGGCCTGCTGGACTCCGTGGGCGCGGACAGGGAGCACCACAAGTACTGCCTGGCCTGCTTCGACGGCAATTACGTGATCCCTCCCTGCGCCGAGGGCGGCAAGCTCTGCATGGACGAGCAGAACGCCCTGACCTGGTAGGCCGCGTTGCTCAGGACCATCATGGACAATGTGGCCGCAGCGGCGGCCACGGTGAAGCTCAAACCGCTGCTCAAGGACTATTGCGACATGTTGCGCGTGGAGTTGGATTCAAAGGGGAAGGTGCTGGTGCTGGAAGGCACCCCCAAGGGGGAGGCCGAGGCCATCCGCGTGGAGCTGGTGGGCTACAGCCTGGAACGCGAGGACGGCAAGCCCGTGCTGCGCTTCGAGGAGCTGCGCGTGAGCAGGGAGTGGATGCAGAAGCTGGCGGAAGTCTTCCTGAAGGACAAGCGCATCGAGCTGCCTGATGAAACGCCGCTGGAGCTGGTGAAGGCGTTCACCTAGACTGATTGTTGAGGATATTCGCGAATTGATGCGGCCACGGCGGAAGCTGTGGCCGCTTTTTCGTGGAAATTCACAGGAAGCCCGGTTTGGGGTTGTCAGCTTGATGTCATGGCGATATCATGGTGGTATCATAATGCCGGGAGGCACCGCCATGAGCGTCGCCAGCACGCTACGCACGGACAGCGCAACATTGGCCAGGTTGGACGAAGTGGCCAAACAAATGGGCAGAAGCCGCAATTGGGCCCTGAACAAAGCCATCGAGGATTTCATTACCTACCACGAGTGGTATCTCGCCAAGGTGCGGGAGGGCGTCGAAGCGGCGGAAGCGGGACGCTTC
The window above is part of the Fundidesulfovibrio soli genome. Proteins encoded here:
- a CDS encoding CopG family ribbon-helix-helix protein, which produces MSVASTLRTDSATLARLDEVAKQMGRSRNWALNKAIEDFITYHEWYLAKVREGVEAAEAGRFASQDEVDSVFREFGA
- the carB gene encoding carbamoyl-phosphate synthase large subunit, translated to MPKRTDLKKILIIGSGPIVIGQACEFDYSGSQAAKALKEEGYEVILVNSNPATIMTDPGLADRTYVEPIDPDIVAKIIERERPDALLPTLGGQTGLNTAVALAESGVLDKYGVELIGANLAVIKKAESRQEFREAMDKIGLKTPKSGIARSMEDVRHWGRQIPFPIIIRPAFTMGGAGGGVAYNMEDLEAISARGLALSIKSEIMLEQSVLGWKEFELEVMRDVGDNCVIICSIENIDPMGVHTGDSITVAPAQTLTDDEYQKMRDAALAIMREIGVETGGSNVQFAVNPADGEMVIIEMNPRVSRSSALASKATGFPIAKIAAKLAVGYTLDEIPNDITRETMASFEPTIDYVVTKIPRFTFEKFPGAEDYLTTAMKSVGEAMSIGRNFKESLQKGMRSLEVGMPGLSKEFDRCTWDKEAILASLRKPNSRRLFDVRSAMLCGMTDEEIHDATKIDPWFLRQIREIVDMEAELHSFALEESISASNPKLGPVMRKAKQFGFSDRQLAALWKKEELDIRSIRQKLEVQPTYYLVDTCAAEFEAYTPYFYSTYESGKEITPSDKRKVVILGGGPNRIGQGIEFDYCCVHASYALKELGIESIMVNSNPETVSTDYDTSDKLYFEPLTFEDVLNIIESEKPEGVIVQFGGQTPLNLAVPLMRAGVPILGTSPDSIDRAEDRERFQALLRKLGLKQPPNGTAYSFEQARDIAKQITYPVVVRPSYVLGGRAMEVVYDEEALASYFKRTVQASPEHPILIDKFLENAVEVDVDAICDGTDTYVAGIMEHIEEAGIHSGDSACVLPPHTLDPALIKEIERQTEALAVELNVVGLMNIQFAIKSGEIYILEVNPRASRTSPFVSKATGVPLANLATKVMMGQTLKDLDPWTKRKTGHISVKESVFPFNRFPGVDVLLGPEMRSTGEVMGVDASFGLAFMKSQLAAGQRLPMEGTVFISVNDTDKDAVVPVAKLFEELGFRIVATGGTAAHLTANGVKAEKVLKVYEGRPNAADHVINGQIQLMINTVSGKKTVQDSSQLRQTTLMYGVPYTTTVAGARAMAQAIKEMKGHGLSVKSLQEHYA
- the purF gene encoding amidophosphoribosyltransferase gives rise to the protein MKKEYCGLFGIYGHPEAARMTYFGLYALQHRGQESAGIVTWDGELIREQKGMGLVADVFNERHLGKELKGNIAVGHIRYSTTGASLLRNAQPFLVRFGDWRLAIAHNGNLVNTMELRAELEASGSIFQTTMDSEIFVHLIAKHLNGGTIEDAVIKACQRVKGSYSLLILANDKLIAVRDPHGIRPLALGRLDDAYVISSESCAFDLIEAEYLRTVEAGEMLVVQGNCLRTFRISEPKPAKRCIFELVYFARPDSVVFGEVVYSCRKQMGQALALEAPVDADYVMPFPDSGVYAAVGYAQQSGLPFEVAMVRNHYVGRTFIQPSQSMRDFSVRVKLNPVRSLIKNKRIIIVEDSIVRGTTIRTRVKKLRELGAREIHMRVSCPPIKFPCFYGIDFSSKGELIAANHSVEDIARYIGLDSLHYLSIGGLLDSVGADREHHKYCLACFDGNYVIPPCAEGGKLCMDEQNALTW